One window from the genome of Rhodopirellula halodulae encodes:
- a CDS encoding serine/threonine protein kinase produces the protein MASITSERFVEMVARSNLVDEATQERFLKKVREKCDGKLPTSSKKLALAYKKAGLLTDWHVDKLFTGKYKGFFLGKYKLLGHIGSGGMSSVYLAEHTGLGDKRAIKVLPKKRVNDASYLARFKLEAKAIASLNHPNIVLAHDIDNDGDVHYIVMEYVDGVDLQMLVRRDGPLDFSTAAELIGQAARGLAHAHERGVVHRDVKPANLLIDSDGRVRLLDMGLALVSATGDDESLTVANNENVLGTADYLAPEQALNSHTVDHRVDIYGLGCTLYFLLTGRPPFAEGTLAQRIAKHQNEMPKAIRELRPECPGELEGICVKMIQKDPRYRYQTASAVAEILEKFASAVPKGEAIRVGLGEAPDEDSSLSSMDFESSSGSLVHQSHQDTVTNKNDDTLASSRSKLIREQNEAASESGRLVKVGAPVTPADMMEGSFLDLEVESGYKGPTARTPSSGSRRGVGSGIQRNNPNATRAARNENQNKGIDPVLLGTVVTSLFIAALALGYFLAKVTS, from the coding sequence ATGGCTTCGATCACATCGGAACGATTTGTCGAGATGGTTGCGAGAAGCAACCTTGTCGACGAAGCCACGCAAGAACGATTTCTCAAGAAGGTCCGGGAGAAGTGTGATGGAAAGCTGCCGACCAGTTCGAAAAAGCTGGCATTGGCTTACAAGAAAGCCGGGCTGCTGACGGATTGGCACGTCGACAAGCTCTTCACCGGAAAATACAAGGGCTTCTTCCTGGGCAAGTACAAACTGCTCGGGCACATCGGCTCCGGCGGGATGAGCAGCGTTTACCTCGCCGAGCACACGGGACTGGGGGACAAACGTGCGATCAAGGTATTGCCAAAGAAACGTGTCAATGATGCGTCGTATTTGGCTCGCTTCAAACTCGAAGCCAAGGCGATCGCGTCGCTGAATCACCCCAACATCGTGTTGGCCCACGACATCGACAATGACGGTGACGTCCACTACATCGTGATGGAGTACGTCGACGGGGTGGACCTGCAAATGTTGGTTCGTCGCGACGGGCCATTGGACTTTTCCACCGCTGCCGAATTGATCGGCCAAGCGGCTCGTGGGTTGGCACACGCCCACGAACGCGGCGTGGTGCACCGTGACGTCAAACCCGCCAATTTGTTGATCGACAGCGACGGACGAGTGCGTTTGTTGGACATGGGTTTGGCGTTGGTTTCCGCGACGGGCGATGATGAATCGCTGACGGTCGCCAACAACGAAAACGTTTTGGGCACCGCGGATTATTTGGCTCCGGAACAAGCGTTGAACAGCCACACGGTGGACCACCGCGTTGATATCTACGGCCTTGGTTGCACGTTGTATTTCTTGCTCACCGGGCGTCCTCCTTTTGCGGAGGGCACGTTGGCCCAGCGGATCGCCAAGCATCAAAACGAGATGCCCAAGGCCATCCGAGAATTGCGGCCGGAGTGTCCGGGCGAGTTGGAAGGGATCTGCGTGAAGATGATCCAAAAGGATCCTCGCTATCGCTATCAAACCGCGTCAGCCGTGGCGGAAATTCTCGAAAAGTTCGCCTCCGCGGTTCCCAAAGGCGAAGCCATTCGCGTGGGATTGGGCGAGGCACCAGATGAAGACAGCAGCTTGTCCTCGATGGATTTTGAAAGCAGTTCTGGTTCGCTGGTTCACCAGTCGCATCAGGACACCGTGACGAACAAGAACGACGACACGCTGGCCAGCAGTCGTTCCAAATTGATTCGCGAACAGAACGAAGCGGCGAGCGAGAGCGGGCGTTTGGTCAAAGTCGGCGCACCGGTGACACCGGCCGACATGATGGAAGGAAGCTTCCTCGACCTCGAAGTCGAATCAGGGTACAAGGGGCCCACAGCACGGACGCCGAGTTCGGGAAGTCGACGCGGCGTTGGCTCGGGTATTCAACGAAACAATCCCAACGCGACGCGTGCGGCTCGCAACGAGAACCAGAACAAGGGCATCGACCCGGTCTTGTTAGGAACCGTCGTGACTTCCCTGTTCATCGCCGCTCTCGCGTTGGGATACTTCCTGGCAAAAGTGACGTCTTGA
- the groL gene encoding chaperonin GroEL (60 kDa chaperone family; promotes refolding of misfolded polypeptides especially under stressful conditions; forms two stacked rings of heptamers to form a barrel-shaped 14mer; ends can be capped by GroES; misfolded proteins enter the barrel where they are refolded when GroES binds) — translation MAKQIVFDDDARGPLLAGVSKLARAVRSTLGPRGRNAVLDKGWGSPKVTKDGVTVAEDIELDDPFENLGAQLVKEAASKTNDVAGDGTTTATVLSEAIFREGLKMVATGADPMALSRGIQKAVDTAIAQIAKMATPINEKSKSDIKQVATIAGNNDPQIGDVLADAFTKVGKNGVITVEEGRSNETYVDVVEGMQFDRGFLSPHFVTNQDEVTVELDDCYILLFEEKISNNKKMIPLLESISKAKKPLLIIAEDTEGEALATLVVNKMRGILSACAVKAPGYGDRRKAILGDIAALTGGKAIFKDLGIDLESVKMTDLGRAKQVRITSEATTIVGGAGKKADIEGRVAQIRREIEATDSDYDREKLQERLAKLAGGVAQINVGAATETEMKERKALIDDARAATQAALEEGIVPGGGTALLRCRAAVEKLEKATEGDQKLGVRIIRNVLDHPMRAIANNAGLDGAVVVNRVVQMKGKTEGYDANADKYCDLVAAGIVDPAKVVRTSLTNAASVASLLLTTESLVTEIPVEEEPGGGDHHHDHGMGGGMPDMGGMGMGGMGGMGGMGGMM, via the coding sequence GTGGCAAAGCAGATCGTTTTCGACGATGACGCACGCGGCCCATTGCTTGCCGGCGTCAGCAAGCTGGCCCGCGCCGTCCGCAGCACCCTTGGCCCCCGCGGCCGCAACGCCGTTCTGGACAAAGGATGGGGTTCGCCCAAAGTCACCAAAGACGGCGTGACCGTCGCCGAAGACATTGAACTGGACGACCCGTTCGAAAACCTCGGTGCACAACTCGTCAAAGAAGCCGCCAGCAAGACCAATGATGTCGCCGGCGACGGAACCACCACCGCCACCGTGCTCAGCGAAGCCATCTTCCGCGAAGGCCTGAAAATGGTCGCCACCGGAGCTGACCCAATGGCTTTGTCACGCGGCATCCAAAAAGCCGTCGACACCGCGATCGCTCAAATCGCCAAAATGGCGACTCCTATCAACGAGAAGAGCAAGAGCGACATCAAACAAGTCGCGACCATCGCCGGTAACAACGACCCGCAAATCGGTGACGTCTTGGCCGACGCCTTCACCAAGGTCGGCAAGAACGGCGTCATCACCGTCGAAGAAGGACGCAGCAACGAGACCTACGTCGATGTGGTCGAGGGCATGCAGTTCGATCGCGGATTCCTGTCGCCACACTTCGTCACCAACCAAGATGAAGTCACCGTGGAACTGGATGACTGCTACATCCTGTTGTTCGAAGAAAAGATCAGCAACAACAAGAAAATGATTCCGTTGTTGGAATCGATCAGCAAAGCCAAGAAGCCTTTGTTGATCATCGCTGAAGACACCGAAGGCGAAGCTCTCGCAACTTTGGTTGTCAACAAGATGCGTGGCATCCTGTCGGCATGTGCCGTGAAGGCTCCTGGCTACGGCGATCGTCGCAAAGCCATCTTGGGCGACATCGCAGCCCTGACCGGTGGCAAGGCCATCTTCAAAGACCTCGGCATCGACCTGGAAAGCGTCAAGATGACCGACCTCGGTCGTGCGAAACAAGTTCGCATCACCAGCGAAGCCACCACGATCGTTGGTGGTGCTGGCAAGAAAGCTGACATCGAAGGCCGTGTCGCTCAAATCCGTCGTGAAATTGAAGCGACCGACAGCGATTACGACCGCGAAAAGCTTCAAGAACGTTTGGCCAAGTTGGCCGGTGGCGTCGCTCAAATCAACGTGGGTGCCGCAACCGAGACCGAGATGAAAGAGCGCAAGGCTCTGATCGACGACGCTCGTGCCGCGACCCAAGCTGCACTCGAAGAAGGCATCGTCCCCGGTGGCGGAACCGCTCTCCTGCGTTGCCGTGCTGCGGTTGAAAAACTGGAAAAAGCAACCGAAGGCGATCAAAAGCTGGGCGTGCGAATCATCCGCAACGTTTTGGATCATCCCATGCGTGCTATCGCGAACAACGCTGGCTTGGACGGCGCCGTCGTCGTCAACCGCGTGGTTCAAATGAAGGGCAAGACCGAAGGCTACGACGCCAACGCGGACAAGTACTGCGACTTGGTGGCAGCCGGAATCGTCGACCCCGCCAAAGTGGTTCGCACCTCGCTGACCAACGCCGCTTCGGTGGCATCGTTGTTGTTGACCACGGAATCGTTGGTCACTGAAATCCCCGTCGAAGAAGAACCAGGCGGTGGCGACCATCACCATGACCACGGCATGGGCGGCGGAATGCCTGACATGGGCGGCATGGGCATGGGTGGAATGGGAGGCATGGGCGGAATGGGCGGCATGATGTAA
- the groES gene encoding co-chaperone GroES — MATAKKINLRPLDDRVVVQPSEAEETTAGGIVLPDSAKEKPQRGTVVAVGPGKLLDSGNRGELSVSVGDVVIYGKYGGSEIEVDGHEMKILRESDILAKIG; from the coding sequence ATGGCCACTGCTAAAAAAATCAACCTGCGTCCTCTCGATGACCGCGTCGTGGTTCAACCCAGCGAAGCCGAAGAAACCACCGCTGGCGGCATCGTCCTTCCCGATTCGGCCAAGGAAAAGCCACAACGCGGCACCGTCGTCGCTGTTGGACCAGGCAAATTGCTCGACAGCGGCAACCGCGGTGAACTGAGCGTTTCGGTCGGCGACGTCGTGATCTACGGCAAGTACGGCGGAAGCGAAATCGAAGTCGACGGACACGAAATGAAGATCCTTCGCGAAAGCGACATCTTGGCCAAGATCGGCTGA
- a CDS encoding DUF1559 domain-containing protein, giving the protein MMSASTPHLTELTSTTLPPKPGRFAKANPAQSRSAFTLVELLAVIAILGVLIGLMLPGLQYVREDARRTGCSNNFTQLGLALHNYHAAYNKFPYSRTVNDANWRGYSAIVGMLPYMEQQEIWEMVSSRHTSDSGTHYEKYGGFPWTADYTPNRIQIPALRCPSDATETAAIGRLNYGFCYGDAARYITYYWFHPDQNHPEEEHTWLGDPSVDRGMFTWNRRKQFRDCLDGTSQTMLMGEMATFQGDRSVIGTTAIFGTRDFQTDLQQCKDTVQPNRPQFYKEDQTLAGMGRFSGQTNRGRWWMDPVSCNAAVNTILAPNQPSCTFSSEPGLDWYGGVYTVSSRHQGGAHILMTDGAIKFVTNTIDTATDKMDSNTTVTQYGPGEGHTAGAESPFGVWGALGTAASQEARANSAAF; this is encoded by the coding sequence ATGATGTCCGCTTCAACACCGCACTTGACCGAACTCACTTCTACGACACTCCCGCCGAAGCCTGGCCGCTTTGCCAAAGCAAACCCAGCCCAATCTCGTTCGGCGTTCACCTTGGTGGAACTCTTAGCCGTCATCGCGATCTTGGGTGTGCTGATCGGCTTGATGCTTCCCGGACTGCAATACGTTCGCGAAGACGCCAGACGCACCGGATGCAGCAACAACTTCACGCAGCTCGGACTGGCCCTGCACAATTACCATGCTGCGTACAACAAGTTCCCCTACAGCCGCACCGTCAACGATGCGAACTGGCGTGGCTACAGCGCGATCGTTGGCATGCTGCCTTACATGGAACAGCAAGAAATCTGGGAAATGGTTTCGAGCCGCCACACCAGCGACAGCGGAACCCATTACGAGAAGTACGGCGGCTTTCCTTGGACTGCCGACTACACCCCCAACCGCATTCAAATTCCCGCACTTCGATGCCCGTCCGATGCGACCGAAACAGCCGCGATTGGGCGTCTGAATTACGGATTCTGCTACGGGGACGCCGCTCGCTACATCACTTACTACTGGTTCCATCCGGACCAAAACCATCCGGAAGAAGAGCACACTTGGCTCGGTGATCCTTCGGTGGACCGTGGCATGTTCACCTGGAACCGACGCAAGCAATTTCGTGATTGCCTGGACGGAACAAGCCAGACGATGCTGATGGGTGAGATGGCGACGTTCCAGGGCGACCGTTCGGTCATCGGCACCACCGCGATCTTTGGCACGCGGGACTTTCAAACAGACCTGCAACAATGCAAAGACACGGTTCAACCCAATCGTCCGCAGTTCTACAAAGAGGACCAAACCCTGGCCGGCATGGGACGATTCAGCGGCCAGACCAACCGCGGGCGTTGGTGGATGGATCCGGTCAGCTGCAACGCAGCGGTCAACACGATCCTGGCGCCCAATCAACCAAGCTGCACGTTCAGCTCTGAACCTGGTTTGGATTGGTACGGCGGCGTCTATACCGTCTCCAGTCGCCATCAAGGTGGGGCTCATATTTTGATGACGGACGGAGCGATCAAGTTCGTCACCAACACCATCGACACCGCCACCGACAAAATGGACTCCAACACGACCGTGACTCAGTACGGACCTGGGGAAGGACATACCGCCGGAGCGGAAAGCCCCTTTGGTGTTTGGGGTGCACTTGGCACAGCCGCATCGCAGGAAGCACGAGCCAACTCAGCCGCGTTTTAG
- a CDS encoding aldehyde dehydrogenase (NADP(+)): MSIASPATQPVLIAGTWRDANASSTFQATDPNRNEKLDASFPVSEWKDCDEALDAAVEAAAELRKLGPEKVAEFLECYADKIDAAKDKLVETAFAETGLARSPRLADVELPRTSNQLRAAAKACRTGNWALPTIDTQAGIRSCYGPLGPVCVFGPNNFPFAFGSVSGGDFAAAIGAGNPVIGKANSSHPDTTRLFAELALEATAETGLPAATVQLIYRTSHADGEKLVSDPRVGATGYTGSRGAGLTLKAAADKAGKPIYLELSSVNPVVITPAALQERGDAIVDEFMTSVLMGTGQFCTNPGTVMLLKSDATDQFIAAVKERFSTSPSGTLLSPAVASSLGKSIEALVGFGAELLAGGGEAEADRCAMANTLLKTSGAEFLSNPEGFQTEAFGNASLLVVADDLDQLCEAIRHLEGNLTGCVYSANDGSDEESYSKIAFELEPKVGRLLNDKMPTGVAVSPAMNHGGPYPATGHPGFTAVGVPGALLRFGKLTSFDNVRESRLPALLKDTPPTAETWRMIDNQWSQGSVS; this comes from the coding sequence ATGTCCATCGCATCGCCCGCCACCCAACCCGTTTTGATCGCAGGAACCTGGCGAGACGCCAACGCGTCGTCCACTTTCCAAGCCACCGACCCCAATCGGAACGAGAAACTCGACGCATCGTTCCCCGTGAGTGAGTGGAAGGATTGCGATGAGGCACTGGACGCCGCCGTGGAAGCTGCCGCCGAGCTTCGAAAGCTGGGGCCGGAAAAAGTGGCTGAATTCTTGGAGTGTTACGCCGACAAGATCGACGCGGCGAAAGACAAATTGGTGGAAACCGCGTTTGCCGAAACCGGTTTGGCCCGTTCGCCTCGTTTGGCCGATGTGGAACTGCCTCGGACAAGCAATCAATTGCGTGCCGCAGCCAAGGCGTGCCGCACCGGCAACTGGGCATTGCCGACCATCGACACCCAAGCTGGCATCCGTTCTTGCTACGGTCCGCTTGGCCCGGTGTGCGTGTTCGGTCCCAACAACTTTCCCTTCGCCTTTGGAAGCGTTTCCGGTGGCGACTTCGCGGCGGCGATCGGTGCGGGGAACCCTGTGATCGGTAAGGCGAACAGTTCGCACCCGGACACGACTCGATTGTTTGCCGAACTGGCGTTGGAAGCCACCGCGGAAACGGGATTGCCAGCCGCCACCGTGCAATTGATCTACCGCACCAGTCATGCCGATGGCGAAAAATTGGTTTCCGATCCGCGCGTCGGCGCGACCGGATACACGGGCAGTCGGGGTGCCGGCCTAACCTTGAAAGCGGCGGCCGACAAAGCGGGCAAACCGATTTACCTCGAACTATCCAGCGTCAATCCAGTGGTCATCACGCCGGCGGCGCTGCAGGAACGTGGCGACGCGATCGTCGATGAATTCATGACCAGTGTTTTGATGGGCACCGGACAGTTCTGCACAAACCCTGGCACCGTGATGTTGCTCAAGAGTGACGCAACGGACCAGTTCATCGCGGCGGTCAAGGAACGCTTCTCGACATCGCCATCCGGCACACTGCTTTCGCCTGCCGTGGCGTCCTCGCTGGGCAAGAGCATTGAAGCATTGGTTGGATTCGGTGCTGAACTTCTGGCCGGTGGCGGTGAAGCGGAAGCAGATCGTTGTGCCATGGCCAACACGTTGCTCAAAACCAGCGGAGCCGAATTCCTTAGCAACCCAGAAGGCTTCCAAACAGAAGCCTTTGGCAACGCATCCTTGTTGGTCGTCGCCGATGATCTGGACCAACTCTGCGAAGCGATCCGTCATCTCGAAGGCAACTTGACTGGATGCGTTTACTCGGCCAACGACGGAAGTGACGAAGAGTCCTACTCGAAGATCGCTTTTGAACTGGAACCTAAGGTCGGTCGCTTGCTGAATGACAAGATGCCAACCGGAGTCGCCGTCAGCCCCGCCATGAACCACGGCGGCCCTTATCCAGCAACGGGACACCCGGGTTTCACTGCGGTTGGAGTCCCCGGTGCACTGCTTCGCTTCGGAAAGCTAACCAGCTTCGACAACGTTCGCGAATCGCGATTGCCAGCTTTGTTGAAAGACACGCCTCCAACTGCGGAGACTTGGCGGATGATCGACAACCAATGGTCGCAGGGAAGCGTTTCCTAA
- a CDS encoding NAD(P)/FAD-dependent oxidoreductase encodes MSNSYASTDHVSTAPPTSCGSVVIGGGVIGLSVAWELARRGETVTLLDRGDIAKGTSWAAAGILPPANFDRATDPIDRLRGYSHTLWPLWCQQLTEHTGIDPGLMRCGGMYLAESIGEASALTGMMAYWNDLNLECERIDADELLRRQPRLSSWAETNPWIQKHPQSAGWWTPDEYQIRPPRLLAALAKQCQQRGVHLCPHSNVRDLHATDTGCKLVVETSGGVASSIQCDQVVLCGGATIGSIAPEVRLNASVIPIRGQILLLHSQTFTDPIVLNIGNRYLVARGDGHVLVGSCEEEVGFELGTTPEVLEGLRHFANRVCPELSSAKEVASWSGHRPMTFDGFPMIGRIPDQERLLVAGGHYRSGIHLACGTAVAIADTVERRTSFMDLSSFSVGKQQAHLSV; translated from the coding sequence TTGTCCAACTCTTACGCCTCCACCGATCACGTCTCAACGGCACCACCGACGTCCTGCGGTAGCGTTGTGATCGGCGGTGGAGTCATCGGACTCTCCGTCGCTTGGGAACTGGCACGTCGTGGCGAAACGGTCACACTGCTGGACCGCGGTGACATCGCCAAAGGAACGTCCTGGGCCGCGGCAGGAATTCTGCCGCCCGCCAATTTTGACCGCGCGACCGATCCGATTGATCGACTGCGTGGGTACAGCCACACCTTGTGGCCGCTGTGGTGCCAACAGTTGACAGAACACACGGGGATCGACCCCGGCTTGATGCGTTGCGGTGGCATGTACTTGGCCGAATCAATCGGCGAAGCCTCCGCGCTGACGGGAATGATGGCTTACTGGAACGATCTGAATCTGGAATGTGAACGCATCGATGCCGACGAACTTCTGCGTCGACAACCACGATTAAGCAGTTGGGCCGAAACCAATCCCTGGATCCAAAAACATCCCCAAAGCGCCGGATGGTGGACACCGGACGAGTACCAGATTCGCCCGCCCAGGTTGCTTGCTGCGTTGGCAAAGCAATGTCAACAACGCGGGGTCCATTTGTGCCCGCATTCCAACGTTCGCGACCTCCATGCGACCGACACCGGTTGCAAATTGGTTGTCGAGACATCAGGTGGCGTAGCAAGCAGCATTCAATGCGACCAAGTCGTGCTATGCGGCGGGGCGACCATCGGCAGCATTGCTCCCGAAGTCCGCTTGAACGCATCGGTCATCCCAATACGAGGCCAAATCCTGTTGCTTCACAGCCAAACCTTCACCGATCCGATCGTGCTCAACATTGGCAACCGATATTTGGTGGCCCGGGGTGACGGACATGTGCTGGTCGGTTCCTGCGAAGAAGAGGTTGGGTTCGAATTAGGAACCACGCCCGAGGTGTTGGAAGGCCTTCGCCATTTCGCGAATCGGGTTTGTCCGGAACTGTCATCCGCGAAGGAAGTGGCCAGTTGGTCGGGGCATCGTCCCATGACCTTTGACGGTTTCCCGATGATCGGACGCATCCCCGATCAAGAACGCTTGCTCGTTGCGGGCGGCCATTACCGCAGTGGTATCCACCTCGCTTGCGGAACCGCCGTCGCCATTGCCGACACGGTTGAGCGACGCACCTCCTTCATGGACCTGTCGAGCTTTTCGGTTGGAAAGCAACAAGCCCATCTCAGCGTCTGA
- a CDS encoding FAD-dependent oxidoreductase, whose protein sequence is MMASESKSKPVRLVIVGGVAGGASAATRARRMNEDAEIILFEKDEHVSFANCGLPYHIGGEIENRDALVVASAEFLRRRFRLDVRTREEVVSMNREKKTVTVRRHAIEGGSAEATYEQPYDKLILAPGASPIVPDLPIAPGLPSVDAANVQTLRNLADMDRIKALVDSTKVKRAVVVGAGYIGLEMVEQLRRRDVEVALVELQNQVLPLLDPEMAKPIESSLRENHVELHLGVGLESIQCEGTNATAVRLSDQSECAADLVILGIGVRPNTQLAVESGLAIGGTGGVHVDQFSRTSDPDVYAVGDVSEPIFGPTQSPMRVALAGPANRAGRLAGEHAVTGKSQPTVPVWGTSVVRVFDVSVAMTGLTRASAKRCGVEATSVTVVAKHHAGYFPGAEMMTLKLVFDPGDGKILGAQCVGGSGIDKRIDVIATAMHFGGSVRDLTGLDLAYAPPFGSAKDPVHMAGFAATNLLDGVETFADSDADLEGLQIVDVRSKAEIEKAPLRNADGVIHIPVDELRDRLDELDPTRPTVVSCAVGVRGHIASRILRQHGFDVQNLSGGATVRNRCFDAS, encoded by the coding sequence ATGATGGCGAGTGAATCGAAGTCGAAACCCGTTCGGTTGGTGATCGTGGGTGGCGTTGCCGGCGGGGCGTCCGCCGCGACCCGGGCGCGGCGGATGAATGAGGACGCCGAGATCATTTTGTTTGAAAAGGACGAGCATGTGTCCTTTGCCAATTGTGGGTTGCCTTATCACATCGGCGGTGAGATTGAAAATCGAGACGCTTTGGTGGTTGCATCAGCCGAGTTCCTGAGACGTCGTTTTCGATTGGATGTCCGCACTCGCGAAGAAGTCGTCTCGATGAACCGAGAGAAGAAAACTGTCACTGTTCGAAGGCACGCGATCGAAGGTGGATCCGCCGAAGCGACCTACGAGCAACCGTACGACAAATTGATTTTGGCTCCGGGGGCATCACCCATTGTTCCCGATCTGCCCATTGCTCCCGGTCTGCCCAGTGTGGATGCCGCGAACGTGCAAACGCTGCGGAATCTTGCGGACATGGATCGGATCAAAGCGTTGGTGGATTCCACGAAAGTCAAACGTGCCGTGGTGGTTGGTGCGGGATACATCGGGCTGGAGATGGTGGAACAACTTCGACGTCGCGATGTCGAAGTCGCCTTGGTGGAGTTGCAAAATCAGGTGCTGCCATTGCTGGATCCGGAGATGGCAAAACCCATTGAATCGAGCCTGCGTGAAAACCATGTCGAATTGCATTTGGGCGTTGGGCTGGAGTCGATTCAATGCGAAGGAACCAACGCCACGGCGGTTCGTTTAAGCGATCAGTCTGAATGCGCGGCGGATCTGGTCATTCTTGGGATCGGCGTCCGTCCCAACACGCAGTTGGCCGTGGAGTCCGGGTTGGCGATCGGCGGAACAGGCGGCGTGCATGTGGATCAGTTTTCTCGAACGAGCGATCCTGATGTGTATGCGGTGGGGGACGTCTCGGAACCGATCTTTGGCCCGACTCAGTCACCGATGCGAGTCGCTTTGGCCGGACCGGCGAACCGTGCTGGCAGACTGGCGGGCGAGCATGCGGTGACGGGAAAGTCTCAGCCGACTGTGCCTGTTTGGGGCACCAGCGTGGTGCGAGTGTTTGATGTATCCGTCGCCATGACGGGGCTGACTCGTGCCTCCGCGAAACGCTGTGGTGTGGAAGCCACCAGCGTCACCGTCGTTGCGAAACACCACGCGGGTTATTTCCCGGGGGCCGAGATGATGACGTTGAAGTTGGTCTTTGATCCAGGTGATGGAAAGATTCTGGGAGCCCAATGCGTTGGCGGCAGTGGGATCGACAAGCGGATTGATGTGATCGCCACGGCGATGCATTTTGGCGGGTCGGTGCGAGACCTGACGGGACTGGATTTGGCGTACGCTCCGCCGTTTGGATCGGCCAAGGATCCTGTGCACATGGCAGGATTTGCCGCAACGAATTTGCTGGACGGTGTGGAGACCTTTGCCGATTCGGACGCGGATTTGGAAGGTTTGCAGATCGTGGACGTCCGAAGCAAAGCCGAAATTGAAAAGGCGCCGCTGCGGAATGCGGACGGCGTGATTCACATCCCGGTCGACGAGCTTCGTGATCGACTGGATGAATTGGATCCGACACGTCCCACGGTCGTCAGTTGTGCGGTTGGAGTTCGCGGCCACATCGCTTCGCGGATTTTACGCCAACATGGATTTGACGTTCAGAATCTCTCGGGCGGAGCGACGGTTCGCAATCGGTGCTTTGATGCGTCGTGA
- a CDS encoding TIGR04282 family arsenosugar biosynthesis glycosyltransferase, with the protein MSDPKADSDTPKVDNEPKHPAPQPWTSNGQASPQSSPPVHDVRSNDVSALPCETAAPAPRQSGKPESAQPRPTRVLGVMAKVAMSGKVKTRLGSTIGFDQAACLHQRFLDQLFQEFRDWGERREWVASPVLAARKQQSAGSEHWAGLEHWTVVDQGDGDLGDRMNRWFASQSPRGDFISPTHAILIGADCPLLATGDLNTVTEMLLSHDLVLGPADDGGYYLIAICLKPIARDSLQPTTFRWDALWQGVRWSTETVFEETMRAAESMGLRVGTLPTRSDVDTFDDLTSLLHQIENLNDNTDVVPTRSRDSHRQLASDIRQILKLTVD; encoded by the coding sequence ATGTCCGATCCGAAGGCAGATTCCGACACGCCCAAAGTCGACAACGAGCCGAAGCACCCGGCGCCCCAGCCGTGGACTTCCAACGGGCAAGCCAGCCCCCAATCGAGCCCCCCGGTTCACGATGTTCGCTCAAATGACGTCTCCGCCCTGCCCTGCGAAACCGCCGCCCCGGCACCTCGTCAATCCGGCAAACCGGAGTCCGCGCAACCCCGCCCGACACGCGTACTGGGCGTGATGGCCAAAGTCGCCATGTCGGGAAAGGTCAAAACTCGTTTGGGATCCACCATCGGTTTCGACCAAGCCGCCTGCCTACATCAGCGATTCTTGGACCAACTGTTCCAGGAATTTCGTGATTGGGGCGAGCGGCGTGAATGGGTCGCGTCTCCAGTGCTGGCAGCTCGGAAGCAGCAATCCGCTGGGTCGGAACACTGGGCCGGTTTGGAACACTGGACGGTGGTCGACCAGGGTGACGGCGATTTGGGCGATCGAATGAACCGCTGGTTCGCGAGCCAATCGCCCCGTGGGGATTTCATTTCGCCGACGCATGCCATTCTGATTGGAGCCGATTGCCCGCTGCTGGCGACCGGCGACCTGAACACCGTCACTGAAATGCTGCTGTCTCATGACCTGGTGTTGGGACCAGCAGACGACGGCGGTTACTACCTGATCGCGATCTGCCTGAAACCAATCGCACGTGACTCACTGCAACCAACGACGTTTCGTTGGGACGCTCTGTGGCAAGGCGTGCGATGGAGCACGGAGACCGTTTTCGAGGAAACAATGCGGGCCGCCGAGTCGATGGGACTCCGGGTTGGGACCCTACCGACTCGATCCGATGTCGACACGTTCGACGACCTGACGTCCCTCCTTCATCAAATTGAAAATCTCAACGACAATACCGACGTCGTTCCGACGAGATCAAGGGACTCGCACCGACAACTTGCAAGCGACATACGCCAAATTCTCAAACTGACCGTTGACTGA